The following are encoded in a window of Trichocoleus sp. genomic DNA:
- a CDS encoding DUF4912 domain-containing protein, whose product MFYRSNTPVIPLVMLLTIAAISKPLTAAASPEVHLAQSAKTASPSSKHSVSPQNTGAKTKVLRQAAPTPTIAAKTKTVSIHHNDQASIPEQGALWGWLLGSVAGISLLAWRQIKGEQTNKSTIAAVEAIPQVSSSISQLLKKPLTPFSSNKRSIARSLRDATPAKGLTLLSKDRTANAATLTQQSAITSDAAPLNSSSHNQTQRLENDCKIVIQPLKSLTLANGENPSPDATQPQAVVRWTISIDRKLALQQQGEQTLVLRVYDATNIDLAKQPAHSFRQYHCDESATEMVIPILNSDREYVVEIGYLTQEGLLLRLAQSIK is encoded by the coding sequence ATGTTTTATCGATCTAATACCCCTGTCATTCCATTAGTCATGTTGCTGACGATCGCAGCAATTTCTAAACCGTTAACTGCCGCTGCTTCTCCAGAAGTACATTTGGCTCAATCGGCTAAAACGGCTTCACCCTCCTCCAAACACTCTGTTTCTCCCCAAAACACGGGTGCAAAAACAAAAGTGCTCCGCCAAGCAGCTCCGACCCCAACGATCGCTGCTAAAACCAAAACAGTCTCAATTCATCACAACGATCAAGCCTCTATACCAGAACAAGGAGCACTGTGGGGTTGGTTGCTTGGATCAGTTGCGGGAATCTCATTGCTGGCATGGCGGCAAATCAAAGGAGAGCAGACAAACAAATCTACGATCGCTGCTGTTGAGGCAATTCCACAAGTTTCCTCATCGATCAGTCAATTGCTCAAGAAACCCTTGACTCCGTTTAGCAGTAACAAGCGCAGCATTGCTCGCTCGCTTAGAGATGCTACTCCAGCAAAAGGGTTAACTCTGTTGAGCAAAGATAGGACTGCAAATGCCGCAACGTTAACTCAGCAATCTGCGATCACCTCTGATGCTGCACCATTAAACAGTTCTTCTCATAACCAAACTCAGAGATTAGAGAATGACTGCAAAATTGTGATTCAACCCCTAAAATCTCTCACGTTAGCGAATGGTGAGAATCCTTCACCTGATGCGACTCAACCTCAAGCAGTGGTTCGCTGGACAATTTCGATCGATCGCAAGCTAGCTTTGCAACAGCAGGGAGAACAAACACTAGTGCTACGAGTGTATGATGCCACGAATATTGATTTAGCAAAACAGCCTGCTCATAGCTTCCGTCAGTACCATTGCGATGAAAGTGCAACGGAGATGGTTATTCCAATCTTGAACAGCGATCGTGAATATGTTGTTGAAATCGGTTATCTGACTCAAGAGGGTCTTTTGTTGCGACTGGCGCAATCTATAAAATAA